CATCCGCACCAAGTTTGAACTTATTCTTCAGCATATCCTGCAGACCCTCTTGGTTCATCGCGACCAATACCAAGTCAGTTGCTTGTCCACCGATCTGGAACCCAAAGCTTCCGCCAGCCAACTGAACGCAAACCGGCGCACTCCACTTTCCGCTGGGTGTACGACAGGTCGCAACACCCTGACCATACTGCGCGCCCACAACGAAGGCACCCTTTTTGTAGCTCGGGATCACTACCACGCACTGCGCACCCGCAAGAATGCCGCCGGGTATAGCCTTATCCGGTGTCGCCATAATCTCGCGAATCACCTGGCTAGCGGCATTGAGACGCTCCGCAACCTTCGCCTTATCACCCTCCGCCTGGGCAGACAGAGAACCGGCGATCATCGCCAAACCACACAAAGCCACTGAAATCTTTTTTAGCATCGTTTTCCTTCTCACTCTCGTTCTGAATTTTTCTGATCTTCAACGGGGCTCAACAAACTGCTTATTTCCAACAATATATAAGATGGATAAAGACCGGTCCAAGTTGTCCCGTCAAAAAGTCAGCATGACGGCACCAGCATACGCCGAGAGAGCTACACACACGCAAAAAAAATGGGGGTTGTAGAGATAATGTC
The nucleotide sequence above comes from Tunturibacter empetritectus. Encoded proteins:
- a CDS encoding lipid-binding SYLF domain-containing protein; this encodes MLKKISVALCGLAMIAGSLSAQAEGDKAKVAERLNAASQVIREIMATPDKAIPGGILAGAQCVVVIPSYKKGAFVVGAQYGQGVATCRTPSGKWSAPVCVQLAGGSFGFQIGGQATDLVLVAMNQEGLQDMLKNKFKLGADAAAAAGPVGRNAQAGTDWKLNAQFLSYSRAKGLFAGINLDGTVLSQNQDDTRALYGTDIGFDQILGGKQVTPVEARPFVRTVAKYFVVAKNQ